One Ostrea edulis chromosome 2, xbOstEdul1.1, whole genome shotgun sequence genomic region harbors:
- the LOC125681074 gene encoding uncharacterized protein LOC125681074 isoform X2 yields the protein MMKDMNLVSEEKLARIKKNSRIVSPWKRKPFKALKSDPGLPIKDKGFDDSSDDTLSLSRSGTFFDFDKQMTSTDPQRSQHHHFLRRMSSFNLTKSYTMPDLFDSSTKLKDIHEESLMRRNFRENLVKRRLHTTQNVSVHPLSNSRNKLEKLHEILLHSPIPTDNPHLVVSAEEKKLVADSRRKSVEESGLWQLASAQVFKIKAQKTNSLEDHAMAMFTRKVAINKMRQRIEKKLDLPKDHFSRVATLRSNVQHIERRFRNIVHGSSTDAGGSTSIHALQRFNVEDEQNRDPKFMKPGEALQFFRRYARIVLIILKWIELIMDSSEGNKLERELKSFVDIANEVSDDNVSRTMDEYGLSFDKNYFVARKEISLTQDHRKTLTTRWNFRTPEMIKQVMHGLQALRSLSEYPLVTQEKLCQVAWYQTLGPKKAIVRQGHDAESFYFILAGTAFVKKMMTDTNSGETRLNTVARLTRGMSFGEIGLIFNTKRTATVESATSMELLVIGKDDFNRIFMNDNDEEESEHVKFLRQVPIMQHWPMDYLRGEPGTCILHYFKRGTLVSDDGKKSEWLYFIKSGSCEVLKKLRNVKARKSSQIKRKPDPITEIVLPELGGGPDSKVDSGQRRKKHKLYMNTDVFQDMANYYEALRRKLAKEGSDRPNEDDVHLPRLSLSPHNNLVTVPETKDEDNLEPQNDLDVQNGSKEEKILCIPPVGCRSPFSSVSESRFMAGPNVRYKTHFIMPTSAMLKKDEPLKQIEGSEEDDTSKNHCVFVKLALLQSKDVFGLDTLTGWGSEDLDDMLNDSPTTCLVSKGAEIVMLSKKVFLKYINESVRNSLRESIRAYPREQKLQENFQNKLDWEDYKSSLLTTILHNPVGSFVSPVNV from the exons ATGATGAAAGACATGAACCTAGTATCTGAGGAGAAGTTGGCGAGGATCAAAAAGAATTCCAGAATTGTGTCTCCTTGGAAACGAAAGCCATTCAAGGCTTTGAAATCTGATCCAGGACTACCAATAAAGGATAAAGGATTCGATGATAGCTCAGATGACACATTGTCCTTGAGCCGGTCTGGGACTTTCTTTGACTTTGACAAACAGATGACGTCGACTGACCCCCAGCGAAGTCAACATCACCACTTCCTTAGGCGTATGTCTTCTTTCAATCTTACCAAGTCGTACACGATGCCTGACCTCTTCGATTCGTCGACAAAACTCAAGGACATACACGAAGAATCTCTGATGCGTCGAAATTTTCGTGAAAATCTAGTCAAGAGACGCCTACACACAACGCAAAATGTGAGTGTACACCCGCTATCCAACAGTCGTAATAAACTGGAAAAGTTACATGAAATTTTATTACATAGTCCCATTCCAACTGACAACCCTCATTTAGTGGTGTCGGCGGAGGAAAAGAAACTAGTGGCCGATTCACGGCGGAAAAGTGTAGAAGAGTCCGGTTTGTGGCAGCTAGCCTCGGCAcaagtgttcaaaattaagGCACAGAAAACCAACAGTTTAGAAGACCACGCCATGGCTATGTTTACAAGAAAGGTCGCCATAAACAAGATGAGACAGAGGATCGAGAAGAAGCTGGATTTACCCAAAGACCACTTCTCTAGAGTCGCCACTCTGCGCAGCAATGTACAACACATAGAACGTCGGTTCCGGAACATCGTGCATGGCTCCTCCACGGACGCAGGCGGCTCCACCAGTATCCATGCTCTGCAGCGGTTCAACGTAGAGGACGAGCAGAATAGAGACCCTAAGTTTATGAAACCAGGGGAA GCCCTGCAGTTCTTTCGTCGATATGCCAGAATCGTTCTCATCATTCTAAAATGGATTGAACTCATAATGGA CTCAAGCGAGGGAAACAAGCTGGAGAGAGAGCTGAAGTCGTTCGTGGACATCGCTAATGAGGTCTCTGATGATAATGTGTCCAGGACCATGGATGAGTATGGATTGTCGTTTGACAAAAACTACTTTGTAGCCAGAAAGGAG ATATCATTAACACAGGACCACAGAAAAACGTTAACTACTCGTTGGAATTTTCGTACTCCTGAAATGATCAAACAG GTCATGCACGGCCTGCAGGCGTTGCGATCTCTATCAGAGTATCCGCTCGTGACGCAGGAAAAACTCTGCCAGGTCGCCTGGTACCAAAC GCTTGGACCAAAGAAAGCAATAGTCCGTCAGGGTCATGACGCAGAATCattctattttattttggcTGGAACTG catttgttaaaaaaatgaTGACAGACACAAACAGTGGTGAAACACGTCTCAATACAGTGGCTCGTTTGACAAGAGGCATGAGCTTTGGA GAAATTGGTCTGATTTTTAACACCAAGAGAACAGCTACTGTGGAGAGCGCGACCTCTATGGAGTTGTTAGTGATAGGGAAGGACGATTTCAACAGAATATTCATGAATGACAACGATGAAGAGGAATCGGAGCATGTCAAATTTTTAAg ACAAGTTCCCATCATGCAACACTGGCCAATGGATTATCTAAGGGGAGAACCCGGGACGTGTATTCTTCATTACTTTAA ACGGGGTACACTTGTGTCAGACGATGGGAAGAAAAGTGAATGGCTATATTTCATTAAATCG GGTTCCTGTGAAGTACTGAAAAAGCTACGAAATGTAAAAGCACGAAAGTCTAgtcaaataaaaagaaaacctgATCCGATCACGGAAATAGTTCTGCCGGAACTTGGAGGAGGACCAG ATTCTAAAGTTGATAGTGGACAGCGTAGGAAAAAACACAAACTTTACATGAACACCGATGTATTCCAAGACATGGCAAATTATTATGAGGCCCTGAGAAGG AAATTAGCTAAGGAGGGAAGTGATAGGCCCAACGAAGACGATGTCCACCTTCCTCGTCTTTCCCTAAGCCCTCACAACAACCTTGTCACTGTACCAGAAACGAAAGATGAGGACAATCTTGAACCTCAAAATGACTTAGATGTACAAAATGGATCCAAAGAGGAGAAAATTTTGTGCATCCCCCCAGTGGGTTGCAGAAGTCCATTTTCAAGTGTATCCGAGAGTAGATTTATGGCGGGACCAAATGTCCGATATAAAACTCATTTT ATAATGCCAACATCCGCCATGTTGAAGAAAGACGAACCTCTGAAACAGATAGAGGGATCAGAAGAGGACGATACCTCAAAGAATCACTGTGTATTTGTCAAACTCGCCCTTCTACAAAGCAAAGACGTCTTT ggTTTGGATACATTGACGGGGTGGGGCAGTGAAGATTTAGACGATATGCTAAATGACTCTCCAACAACTTGTCTG GTCAGCAAAGGAGCAGAAATAGTGATGCTTTCGAAGAAAGTGTTCCTGAAATACATCAATGAAAGTGTACGCAATAGCCTGCGCGAGTCTATCCGTGCTTATCCACGTGAACAAAAACTGCAGGAGAATTTTCAAAACAAGCTTGACTGGGAGGATTATAAAAGTTCTTTGCTTACCACAATACTACACAACCCGGTTGGGAGTTTTGTGTCGCCAGTCAATGTGTAA
- the LOC125681074 gene encoding uncharacterized protein LOC125681074 isoform X3 — protein sequence MMKDMNLVSEEKLARIKKNSRIVSPWKRKPFKALKSDPGLPIKDKGFDDSSDDTLSLSRSGTFFDFDKQMTSTDPQRSQHHHFLRRMSSFNLTKSYTMPDLFDSSTKLKDIHEESLMRRNFRENLVKRRLHTTQNVSVHPLSNSRNKLEKLHEILLHSPIPTDNPHLVVSAEEKKLVADSRRKSVEESGLWQLASAQVFKIKAQKTNSLEDHAMAMFTRKVAINKMRQRIEKKLDLPKDHFSRVATLRSNVQHIERRFRNIVHGSSTDAGGSTSIHALQRFNVEDEQNRDPKFMKPGEALQFFRRYARIVLIILKWIELIMDSSEGNKLERELKSFVDIANEVSDDNVSRTMDEYGLSFDKNYFVARKEISLTQDHRKTLTTRWNFRTPEMIKQVMHGLQALRSLSEYPLVTQEKLCQVAWYQTLGPKKAIVRQGHDAESFYFILAGTAFVKKMMTDTNSGETRLNTVARLTRGMSFGYSWEDGEIGLIFNTKRTATVESATSMELLVIGKDDFNRIFMNDNDEEESEHVKFLRQVPIMQHWPMDYLRGEPGTCILHYFKRGTLVSDDGKKSEWLYFIKSGSCEVLKKLRNVKARKSSQIKRKPDPITEIVLPELGGGPDSKVDSGQRRKKHKLYMNTDVFQDMANYYEALRRIMPTSAMLKKDEPLKQIEGSEEDDTSKNHCVFVKLALLQSKDVFGLDTLTGWGSEDLDDMLNDSPTTCLVSKGAEIVMLSKKVFLKYINESVRNSLRESIRAYPREQKLQENFQNKLDWEDYKSSLLTTILHNPVGSFVSPVNV from the exons ATGATGAAAGACATGAACCTAGTATCTGAGGAGAAGTTGGCGAGGATCAAAAAGAATTCCAGAATTGTGTCTCCTTGGAAACGAAAGCCATTCAAGGCTTTGAAATCTGATCCAGGACTACCAATAAAGGATAAAGGATTCGATGATAGCTCAGATGACACATTGTCCTTGAGCCGGTCTGGGACTTTCTTTGACTTTGACAAACAGATGACGTCGACTGACCCCCAGCGAAGTCAACATCACCACTTCCTTAGGCGTATGTCTTCTTTCAATCTTACCAAGTCGTACACGATGCCTGACCTCTTCGATTCGTCGACAAAACTCAAGGACATACACGAAGAATCTCTGATGCGTCGAAATTTTCGTGAAAATCTAGTCAAGAGACGCCTACACACAACGCAAAATGTGAGTGTACACCCGCTATCCAACAGTCGTAATAAACTGGAAAAGTTACATGAAATTTTATTACATAGTCCCATTCCAACTGACAACCCTCATTTAGTGGTGTCGGCGGAGGAAAAGAAACTAGTGGCCGATTCACGGCGGAAAAGTGTAGAAGAGTCCGGTTTGTGGCAGCTAGCCTCGGCAcaagtgttcaaaattaagGCACAGAAAACCAACAGTTTAGAAGACCACGCCATGGCTATGTTTACAAGAAAGGTCGCCATAAACAAGATGAGACAGAGGATCGAGAAGAAGCTGGATTTACCCAAAGACCACTTCTCTAGAGTCGCCACTCTGCGCAGCAATGTACAACACATAGAACGTCGGTTCCGGAACATCGTGCATGGCTCCTCCACGGACGCAGGCGGCTCCACCAGTATCCATGCTCTGCAGCGGTTCAACGTAGAGGACGAGCAGAATAGAGACCCTAAGTTTATGAAACCAGGGGAA GCCCTGCAGTTCTTTCGTCGATATGCCAGAATCGTTCTCATCATTCTAAAATGGATTGAACTCATAATGGA CTCAAGCGAGGGAAACAAGCTGGAGAGAGAGCTGAAGTCGTTCGTGGACATCGCTAATGAGGTCTCTGATGATAATGTGTCCAGGACCATGGATGAGTATGGATTGTCGTTTGACAAAAACTACTTTGTAGCCAGAAAGGAG ATATCATTAACACAGGACCACAGAAAAACGTTAACTACTCGTTGGAATTTTCGTACTCCTGAAATGATCAAACAG GTCATGCACGGCCTGCAGGCGTTGCGATCTCTATCAGAGTATCCGCTCGTGACGCAGGAAAAACTCTGCCAGGTCGCCTGGTACCAAAC GCTTGGACCAAAGAAAGCAATAGTCCGTCAGGGTCATGACGCAGAATCattctattttattttggcTGGAACTG catttgttaaaaaaatgaTGACAGACACAAACAGTGGTGAAACACGTCTCAATACAGTGGCTCGTTTGACAAGAGGCATGAGCTTTGGA TACTCATGGGAAGATGGG GAAATTGGTCTGATTTTTAACACCAAGAGAACAGCTACTGTGGAGAGCGCGACCTCTATGGAGTTGTTAGTGATAGGGAAGGACGATTTCAACAGAATATTCATGAATGACAACGATGAAGAGGAATCGGAGCATGTCAAATTTTTAAg ACAAGTTCCCATCATGCAACACTGGCCAATGGATTATCTAAGGGGAGAACCCGGGACGTGTATTCTTCATTACTTTAA ACGGGGTACACTTGTGTCAGACGATGGGAAGAAAAGTGAATGGCTATATTTCATTAAATCG GGTTCCTGTGAAGTACTGAAAAAGCTACGAAATGTAAAAGCACGAAAGTCTAgtcaaataaaaagaaaacctgATCCGATCACGGAAATAGTTCTGCCGGAACTTGGAGGAGGACCAG ATTCTAAAGTTGATAGTGGACAGCGTAGGAAAAAACACAAACTTTACATGAACACCGATGTATTCCAAGACATGGCAAATTATTATGAGGCCCTGAGAAGG ATAATGCCAACATCCGCCATGTTGAAGAAAGACGAACCTCTGAAACAGATAGAGGGATCAGAAGAGGACGATACCTCAAAGAATCACTGTGTATTTGTCAAACTCGCCCTTCTACAAAGCAAAGACGTCTTT ggTTTGGATACATTGACGGGGTGGGGCAGTGAAGATTTAGACGATATGCTAAATGACTCTCCAACAACTTGTCTG GTCAGCAAAGGAGCAGAAATAGTGATGCTTTCGAAGAAAGTGTTCCTGAAATACATCAATGAAAGTGTACGCAATAGCCTGCGCGAGTCTATCCGTGCTTATCCACGTGAACAAAAACTGCAGGAGAATTTTCAAAACAAGCTTGACTGGGAGGATTATAAAAGTTCTTTGCTTACCACAATACTACACAACCCGGTTGGGAGTTTTGTGTCGCCAGTCAATGTGTAA
- the LOC125681074 gene encoding uncharacterized protein LOC125681074 isoform X1: MMKDMNLVSEEKLARIKKNSRIVSPWKRKPFKALKSDPGLPIKDKGFDDSSDDTLSLSRSGTFFDFDKQMTSTDPQRSQHHHFLRRMSSFNLTKSYTMPDLFDSSTKLKDIHEESLMRRNFRENLVKRRLHTTQNVSVHPLSNSRNKLEKLHEILLHSPIPTDNPHLVVSAEEKKLVADSRRKSVEESGLWQLASAQVFKIKAQKTNSLEDHAMAMFTRKVAINKMRQRIEKKLDLPKDHFSRVATLRSNVQHIERRFRNIVHGSSTDAGGSTSIHALQRFNVEDEQNRDPKFMKPGEALQFFRRYARIVLIILKWIELIMDSSEGNKLERELKSFVDIANEVSDDNVSRTMDEYGLSFDKNYFVARKEISLTQDHRKTLTTRWNFRTPEMIKQVMHGLQALRSLSEYPLVTQEKLCQVAWYQTLGPKKAIVRQGHDAESFYFILAGTAFVKKMMTDTNSGETRLNTVARLTRGMSFGYSWEDGEIGLIFNTKRTATVESATSMELLVIGKDDFNRIFMNDNDEEESEHVKFLRQVPIMQHWPMDYLRGEPGTCILHYFKRGTLVSDDGKKSEWLYFIKSGSCEVLKKLRNVKARKSSQIKRKPDPITEIVLPELGGGPDSKVDSGQRRKKHKLYMNTDVFQDMANYYEALRRKLAKEGSDRPNEDDVHLPRLSLSPHNNLVTVPETKDEDNLEPQNDLDVQNGSKEEKILCIPPVGCRSPFSSVSESRFMAGPNVRYKTHFIMPTSAMLKKDEPLKQIEGSEEDDTSKNHCVFVKLALLQSKDVFGLDTLTGWGSEDLDDMLNDSPTTCLVSKGAEIVMLSKKVFLKYINESVRNSLRESIRAYPREQKLQENFQNKLDWEDYKSSLLTTILHNPVGSFVSPVNV, encoded by the exons ATGATGAAAGACATGAACCTAGTATCTGAGGAGAAGTTGGCGAGGATCAAAAAGAATTCCAGAATTGTGTCTCCTTGGAAACGAAAGCCATTCAAGGCTTTGAAATCTGATCCAGGACTACCAATAAAGGATAAAGGATTCGATGATAGCTCAGATGACACATTGTCCTTGAGCCGGTCTGGGACTTTCTTTGACTTTGACAAACAGATGACGTCGACTGACCCCCAGCGAAGTCAACATCACCACTTCCTTAGGCGTATGTCTTCTTTCAATCTTACCAAGTCGTACACGATGCCTGACCTCTTCGATTCGTCGACAAAACTCAAGGACATACACGAAGAATCTCTGATGCGTCGAAATTTTCGTGAAAATCTAGTCAAGAGACGCCTACACACAACGCAAAATGTGAGTGTACACCCGCTATCCAACAGTCGTAATAAACTGGAAAAGTTACATGAAATTTTATTACATAGTCCCATTCCAACTGACAACCCTCATTTAGTGGTGTCGGCGGAGGAAAAGAAACTAGTGGCCGATTCACGGCGGAAAAGTGTAGAAGAGTCCGGTTTGTGGCAGCTAGCCTCGGCAcaagtgttcaaaattaagGCACAGAAAACCAACAGTTTAGAAGACCACGCCATGGCTATGTTTACAAGAAAGGTCGCCATAAACAAGATGAGACAGAGGATCGAGAAGAAGCTGGATTTACCCAAAGACCACTTCTCTAGAGTCGCCACTCTGCGCAGCAATGTACAACACATAGAACGTCGGTTCCGGAACATCGTGCATGGCTCCTCCACGGACGCAGGCGGCTCCACCAGTATCCATGCTCTGCAGCGGTTCAACGTAGAGGACGAGCAGAATAGAGACCCTAAGTTTATGAAACCAGGGGAA GCCCTGCAGTTCTTTCGTCGATATGCCAGAATCGTTCTCATCATTCTAAAATGGATTGAACTCATAATGGA CTCAAGCGAGGGAAACAAGCTGGAGAGAGAGCTGAAGTCGTTCGTGGACATCGCTAATGAGGTCTCTGATGATAATGTGTCCAGGACCATGGATGAGTATGGATTGTCGTTTGACAAAAACTACTTTGTAGCCAGAAAGGAG ATATCATTAACACAGGACCACAGAAAAACGTTAACTACTCGTTGGAATTTTCGTACTCCTGAAATGATCAAACAG GTCATGCACGGCCTGCAGGCGTTGCGATCTCTATCAGAGTATCCGCTCGTGACGCAGGAAAAACTCTGCCAGGTCGCCTGGTACCAAAC GCTTGGACCAAAGAAAGCAATAGTCCGTCAGGGTCATGACGCAGAATCattctattttattttggcTGGAACTG catttgttaaaaaaatgaTGACAGACACAAACAGTGGTGAAACACGTCTCAATACAGTGGCTCGTTTGACAAGAGGCATGAGCTTTGGA TACTCATGGGAAGATGGG GAAATTGGTCTGATTTTTAACACCAAGAGAACAGCTACTGTGGAGAGCGCGACCTCTATGGAGTTGTTAGTGATAGGGAAGGACGATTTCAACAGAATATTCATGAATGACAACGATGAAGAGGAATCGGAGCATGTCAAATTTTTAAg ACAAGTTCCCATCATGCAACACTGGCCAATGGATTATCTAAGGGGAGAACCCGGGACGTGTATTCTTCATTACTTTAA ACGGGGTACACTTGTGTCAGACGATGGGAAGAAAAGTGAATGGCTATATTTCATTAAATCG GGTTCCTGTGAAGTACTGAAAAAGCTACGAAATGTAAAAGCACGAAAGTCTAgtcaaataaaaagaaaacctgATCCGATCACGGAAATAGTTCTGCCGGAACTTGGAGGAGGACCAG ATTCTAAAGTTGATAGTGGACAGCGTAGGAAAAAACACAAACTTTACATGAACACCGATGTATTCCAAGACATGGCAAATTATTATGAGGCCCTGAGAAGG AAATTAGCTAAGGAGGGAAGTGATAGGCCCAACGAAGACGATGTCCACCTTCCTCGTCTTTCCCTAAGCCCTCACAACAACCTTGTCACTGTACCAGAAACGAAAGATGAGGACAATCTTGAACCTCAAAATGACTTAGATGTACAAAATGGATCCAAAGAGGAGAAAATTTTGTGCATCCCCCCAGTGGGTTGCAGAAGTCCATTTTCAAGTGTATCCGAGAGTAGATTTATGGCGGGACCAAATGTCCGATATAAAACTCATTTT ATAATGCCAACATCCGCCATGTTGAAGAAAGACGAACCTCTGAAACAGATAGAGGGATCAGAAGAGGACGATACCTCAAAGAATCACTGTGTATTTGTCAAACTCGCCCTTCTACAAAGCAAAGACGTCTTT ggTTTGGATACATTGACGGGGTGGGGCAGTGAAGATTTAGACGATATGCTAAATGACTCTCCAACAACTTGTCTG GTCAGCAAAGGAGCAGAAATAGTGATGCTTTCGAAGAAAGTGTTCCTGAAATACATCAATGAAAGTGTACGCAATAGCCTGCGCGAGTCTATCCGTGCTTATCCACGTGAACAAAAACTGCAGGAGAATTTTCAAAACAAGCTTGACTGGGAGGATTATAAAAGTTCTTTGCTTACCACAATACTACACAACCCGGTTGGGAGTTTTGTGTCGCCAGTCAATGTGTAA
- the LOC125681074 gene encoding uncharacterized protein LOC125681074 isoform X4 has protein sequence MMKDMNLVSEEKLARIKKNSRIVSPWKRKPFKALKSDPGLPIKDKGFDDSSDDTLSLSRSGTFFDFDKQMTSTDPQRSQHHHFLRRMSSFNLTKSYTMPDLFDSSTKLKDIHEESLMRRNFRENLVKRRLHTTQNVSVHPLSNSRNKLEKLHEILLHSPIPTDNPHLVVSAEEKKLVADSRRKSVEESGLWQLASAQVFKIKAQKTNSLEDHAMAMFTRKVAINKMRQRIEKKLDLPKDHFSRVATLRSNVQHIERRFRNIVHGSSTDAGGSTSIHALQRFNVEDEQNRDPKFMKPGEALQFFRRYARIVLIILKWIELIMDSSEGNKLERELKSFVDIANEVSDDNVSRTMDEYGLSFDKNYFVARKEISLTQDHRKTLTTRWNFRTPEMIKQVMHGLQALRSLSEYPLVTQEKLCQVAWYQTLGPKKAIVRQGHDAESFYFILAGTAFVKKMMTDTNSGETRLNTVARLTRGMSFGEIGLIFNTKRTATVESATSMELLVIGKDDFNRIFMNDNDEEESEHVKFLRQVPIMQHWPMDYLRGEPGTCILHYFKRGTLVSDDGKKSEWLYFIKSGSCEVLKKLRNVKARKSSQIKRKPDPITEIVLPELGGGPDSKVDSGQRRKKHKLYMNTDVFQDMANYYEALRRIMPTSAMLKKDEPLKQIEGSEEDDTSKNHCVFVKLALLQSKDVFGLDTLTGWGSEDLDDMLNDSPTTCLVSKGAEIVMLSKKVFLKYINESVRNSLRESIRAYPREQKLQENFQNKLDWEDYKSSLLTTILHNPVGSFVSPVNV, from the exons ATGATGAAAGACATGAACCTAGTATCTGAGGAGAAGTTGGCGAGGATCAAAAAGAATTCCAGAATTGTGTCTCCTTGGAAACGAAAGCCATTCAAGGCTTTGAAATCTGATCCAGGACTACCAATAAAGGATAAAGGATTCGATGATAGCTCAGATGACACATTGTCCTTGAGCCGGTCTGGGACTTTCTTTGACTTTGACAAACAGATGACGTCGACTGACCCCCAGCGAAGTCAACATCACCACTTCCTTAGGCGTATGTCTTCTTTCAATCTTACCAAGTCGTACACGATGCCTGACCTCTTCGATTCGTCGACAAAACTCAAGGACATACACGAAGAATCTCTGATGCGTCGAAATTTTCGTGAAAATCTAGTCAAGAGACGCCTACACACAACGCAAAATGTGAGTGTACACCCGCTATCCAACAGTCGTAATAAACTGGAAAAGTTACATGAAATTTTATTACATAGTCCCATTCCAACTGACAACCCTCATTTAGTGGTGTCGGCGGAGGAAAAGAAACTAGTGGCCGATTCACGGCGGAAAAGTGTAGAAGAGTCCGGTTTGTGGCAGCTAGCCTCGGCAcaagtgttcaaaattaagGCACAGAAAACCAACAGTTTAGAAGACCACGCCATGGCTATGTTTACAAGAAAGGTCGCCATAAACAAGATGAGACAGAGGATCGAGAAGAAGCTGGATTTACCCAAAGACCACTTCTCTAGAGTCGCCACTCTGCGCAGCAATGTACAACACATAGAACGTCGGTTCCGGAACATCGTGCATGGCTCCTCCACGGACGCAGGCGGCTCCACCAGTATCCATGCTCTGCAGCGGTTCAACGTAGAGGACGAGCAGAATAGAGACCCTAAGTTTATGAAACCAGGGGAA GCCCTGCAGTTCTTTCGTCGATATGCCAGAATCGTTCTCATCATTCTAAAATGGATTGAACTCATAATGGA CTCAAGCGAGGGAAACAAGCTGGAGAGAGAGCTGAAGTCGTTCGTGGACATCGCTAATGAGGTCTCTGATGATAATGTGTCCAGGACCATGGATGAGTATGGATTGTCGTTTGACAAAAACTACTTTGTAGCCAGAAAGGAG ATATCATTAACACAGGACCACAGAAAAACGTTAACTACTCGTTGGAATTTTCGTACTCCTGAAATGATCAAACAG GTCATGCACGGCCTGCAGGCGTTGCGATCTCTATCAGAGTATCCGCTCGTGACGCAGGAAAAACTCTGCCAGGTCGCCTGGTACCAAAC GCTTGGACCAAAGAAAGCAATAGTCCGTCAGGGTCATGACGCAGAATCattctattttattttggcTGGAACTG catttgttaaaaaaatgaTGACAGACACAAACAGTGGTGAAACACGTCTCAATACAGTGGCTCGTTTGACAAGAGGCATGAGCTTTGGA GAAATTGGTCTGATTTTTAACACCAAGAGAACAGCTACTGTGGAGAGCGCGACCTCTATGGAGTTGTTAGTGATAGGGAAGGACGATTTCAACAGAATATTCATGAATGACAACGATGAAGAGGAATCGGAGCATGTCAAATTTTTAAg ACAAGTTCCCATCATGCAACACTGGCCAATGGATTATCTAAGGGGAGAACCCGGGACGTGTATTCTTCATTACTTTAA ACGGGGTACACTTGTGTCAGACGATGGGAAGAAAAGTGAATGGCTATATTTCATTAAATCG GGTTCCTGTGAAGTACTGAAAAAGCTACGAAATGTAAAAGCACGAAAGTCTAgtcaaataaaaagaaaacctgATCCGATCACGGAAATAGTTCTGCCGGAACTTGGAGGAGGACCAG ATTCTAAAGTTGATAGTGGACAGCGTAGGAAAAAACACAAACTTTACATGAACACCGATGTATTCCAAGACATGGCAAATTATTATGAGGCCCTGAGAAGG ATAATGCCAACATCCGCCATGTTGAAGAAAGACGAACCTCTGAAACAGATAGAGGGATCAGAAGAGGACGATACCTCAAAGAATCACTGTGTATTTGTCAAACTCGCCCTTCTACAAAGCAAAGACGTCTTT ggTTTGGATACATTGACGGGGTGGGGCAGTGAAGATTTAGACGATATGCTAAATGACTCTCCAACAACTTGTCTG GTCAGCAAAGGAGCAGAAATAGTGATGCTTTCGAAGAAAGTGTTCCTGAAATACATCAATGAAAGTGTACGCAATAGCCTGCGCGAGTCTATCCGTGCTTATCCACGTGAACAAAAACTGCAGGAGAATTTTCAAAACAAGCTTGACTGGGAGGATTATAAAAGTTCTTTGCTTACCACAATACTACACAACCCGGTTGGGAGTTTTGTGTCGCCAGTCAATGTGTAA